One stretch of Falco naumanni isolate bFalNau1 chromosome 7, bFalNau1.pat, whole genome shotgun sequence DNA includes these proteins:
- the RD3L gene encoding protein RD3-like — protein sequence MPLFGWMKWSKNDSYKPTRYPGSEVVTKTLLRELKWHLKERERLVQEIENEQKVQKTGTDYNWMKNYQNPQATIPATEQRQLEVLCSQIQPCQTGTVLSRFREVLAENDVLPWEIVYIFKQVLKDFLTTTERENQQDQLADAWNTNCSEHFSLRGGSSNKSDKDEIPTVSSYVDKNTQSMFPTFSHRIWNLPYYYPSS from the exons ATGCCGCTTTTTGGCTGGATGAAATGGTCAAAAAATGACTCCTACAAACCCACAAGATATCCTGGATCAGAAGTAGTTACAAAAACCCTACTGAGGGAACTGAAATGGCACCTGAAAGAGCGTGAAAGATTAGTGCAAGAGattgaaaatgaacagaaagtcCAGAAGACTGGCACGGATTACAACTGGATGAAGAACTACCAAAACCCTCAAGCCACAATTCCAGCTACTGAGCAACGGCAGCTTGAAGTTCTGTGTTCACAAATTCAGCCTTGCCAAACAGGAACTGTACTCAGCAG aTTTCGTGAAGTTTTGGCAGAAAATGATGTTTTACCCTGGGAAATAGTCTACATATTCAAGcaagttttaaaagattttcttacCACCACTGAGAGAGAAAACCAGCAAGACCAACTGGCAGACGCGTGGAATACAAATTGCTCTGAACATTTCAGCCTGCGCGGAGGCAGTTCTAACAAATCTGACAAAGATGAAATCCCCACGGTTTCAAGTTATGTGgacaaaaacacacaaagcaTGTTTCCCACCTTCTCTCATAGAATCTGGAATCTACCCTATTACTACCCATCAAGTTAA
- the ATP5MJ gene encoding ATP synthase subunit ATP5MPL, mitochondrial → MVQAMLPKSLRAMKLYFTTVYQEIWVGVALTAYVYYKISYGGKKAVADKSSGAGHH, encoded by the exons ATGGTGCAGGCAATGCTTCCAAAGTCATTGAGAGCCATGAAATTGTACTTCACCACTGTGTACCAAGAAATATGGGTTGGTGTAGCATTAACTGCTTATGTCTATTACAAGATTTCATATGGTG gcaAAAAAGCAGTGGCAGATA AGTCCTCTGGTGCTGGCCATCATTAA